Part of the Pedobacter roseus genome is shown below.
TGAAGGTAAAAGGGTGGTAGAAGCCGTAAAACAACACGGCAGGATGTTCAGGTTAAATACCTGGTTCAGGTTTAAAGATACTTTTTATGGGATGGGCACTACCGTAAAACCGATTAAAAAACTGGTTGATAGTGGTATGTTGGGCTGGCCTTTAAAAGTAACCGTAAGTAAACACACGGGTTACGATTGGAAATTTTATTGGGTGGGTAAAGATCATTTAGAGCCTCAGCCTGTGCCACCAGAGCTGGATTATAATGCATGGTTAGGTCCTGCACCTTATAAGCCATATAATGCTCACCGTGTGCACCAAACTTTTAGAGGTTATTGGGATTATGATGGTGGCGGATTAAGCGATATGGGTCAGCATTACATCGATCCTATACAATACTTCCTGGGGAAAGATGATACCAACCCGATTTCGGTTGAAGTAGATGCGCCACAGCAACATACCGATGCTGTGGGTATATGGCGCCGCATTACTTATACCTATGCCGATGGCTGTCAGATTATATTGGATGGCGAGGGTAAAGATGCCAATGTACCTTATATAGAAGGACCAAAGGGCAAATTGTATCCGGGCTTCAAATCTGATATTCCTGATCTGGAACGCAAACTGGCTCAATTTCCTGATCCGGATCCTGAAATTGTAGAATTTTCGGAATCGGTAAGAACAAGGAAGAAGTTTGCCCTGAATGAAGAGAACGGGCACCGTTCGTGTAATATTGTAAATATCGGTTTGGCTGCCTTGCGACTGGGTAGATCGTTAAAATTCGATCCGGTTAAGCAAGAGTTTATTGATGATGAGGCCGCAAACAGGTTGATTAATCCCGTAATGCGTGCACCATTTTCCATTTAAAACCTTCCTTCATACCAATCATCATGAATAAAAAAATAATATTGGCGCTGTTGGCCATTGTAATGCTTTCGAATGCATTATTTACCTCAACTGTTTTTGCCCAGGATAAAAAAGACGAAAGGACTACAACCACACGTATTGCCGATCTGCTGGCGCAGTTGCCTGCCCGGGATGCCGCTCAGTTAACACGCAATATGAAAGAAGTTGCCGATTTGGGCGAAGATGGATATGTAACCTTAATCAGCGGTTTAACTTCCTCTGGAAAGGGAAATAATGTTTTAATCGAATATGCTGTTGGCGGTTTTACTGCTTTTGCAACTAAAAAAGATCAGCAGGCGGCAAGAGATATGGCTGTTAAAGCTTATTGTAAAGCTTTGCCTAAATTAACCGATAAACAAAATAAAGCTTTTATCATTAGTCAGTTCGACCTCGTAGGGAATGATGCTGCCGTAAGCTGTTTAGAAAGTTACCTTACCGATGAGCTGTTGGCCGATGAGGCATCCAGGGCTTTATCTAAAATTGGTACTGCCTCAGCTACAACAGCATTAATTAATGGCCTAAATAAAGCAAGCGGCAAAGCAAAAATGGCCATTGTAGAAGCTTTAGGGCACAGCAATACCAAAGCTGCCGCTACCGCCATTGCACCTTTGGCTGCGGGTACCGACAAAGAATTAACTAAAGTGGGTTTATATGCGCTGGCCAACATCGGCGATGCTTCATCTAAAGA
Proteins encoded:
- a CDS encoding Gfo/Idh/MocA family oxidoreductase; the encoded protein is MKTKEKPQKQSNSRRDFIKKSAIGLATFTIVPRYVMGGQGYLAPSDKLTKAVIGVGGMGRGHFEYEGTQVVAICDVDQNHLKQAAAMLDKGVKTFSDYRELIQLPEVDIVHIATPPHWHGIMAVDAANAGKDIWCEKPMTHTIGEGKRVVEAVKQHGRMFRLNTWFRFKDTFYGMGTTVKPIKKLVDSGMLGWPLKVTVSKHTGYDWKFYWVGKDHLEPQPVPPELDYNAWLGPAPYKPYNAHRVHQTFRGYWDYDGGGLSDMGQHYIDPIQYFLGKDDTNPISVEVDAPQQHTDAVGIWRRITYTYADGCQIILDGEGKDANVPYIEGPKGKLYPGFKSDIPDLERKLAQFPDPDPEIVEFSESVRTRKKFALNEENGHRSCNIVNIGLAALRLGRSLKFDPVKQEFIDDEAANRLINPVMRAPFSI